ATGAATGGCCAAGAAGCTGAGCTGACCTTAACCTTGTGGGAGAAGGACGGATTTTGTGAATTTCGAGGTCCCCTCTGGCCCTATTGCTTGTGGCTCGGTCATGCAGGGGTGCCTCCTGCCTGAGAAATAGATGTGTTTGAATGGTAGGGAAGCTGACTGAGGCAGTGAGTGTTTCCAGGGCAGTCAGCAATCAGTCTGGGTAGAAAGTGGTTTTGGAAGTTGTCATTTACCATGATTAACAATGAaatcagtttggggaaaaaaaaaaaaaaatgctgtggccACAGAGCAACTTTCATGCAAAAGCTTTGAATGCCTCAAGGCACCTCTGAGAGCAGCTTTGTCCATGAACTGCCCACTTGACATTTCTGGATGGAGTAGGATTCTTTTCCCGAACAAACACACAAGAGGGAGCTGGGCATGAAGAGTGTGAAAACTTGGAGCCCATTAGCTATTGTTTCTATGATAACAGGGGTTTAAGTCAGCCGAATGCCTCCACCCAGGCCACTTCAGCTGCCAAACCTGGGGCCTCTGTGCACTGAGAGAGTGTGGGCTTAAAGGCAGATTATTTCTATTTGCTCCCTTGAGGATCAGCATAGGAAAAGGATCAAAACTGAGGTATCTTACTATCACTAACACTGCAGTGCCTGGAAGCACACCCTGAAACGCAGCTCCTTCATACGAAGCACTGCACACCCACCTAAGGAGTTCCTCCCAGCAGGCTCCCACAGAAGCCCCCCCCAGCTATGACTAACCATTCAAACACGTGGCACACAGTCCGAGCCATTCATCCAGGCTACTCTTGTGTGAGAGCTGGGCATCTCCACCAGGCACGTGCCATCCCGAGGTAGACATCTAAGAGAGATGGAGTCGAGCCACACCCAAGGACACATTAATGGAGGAGGGACTTGGGATATTGTGGAGAAACACCCAGTTTTGGAGTGGGTGCCTCAGAGCTGCAGGGTTGCTAGTGCTCCCCAGTACCctgctgaggacagagagccCTGGGCTTGGAAAACCGGCCCTGCTGGCCTAGCCGGTGGTCTTTGAATTTTGCAGTGTGCTTGCGATGCAAGTGCATGCAGGAATTACTGTTTGgtggcctggggtggagcagagATTGTATTTTGAAACAGTTCTGGGAGATTTGCTGATAATAGTCAGCATTTTTTTGGTAAAAGACCCACCTCAGGGCCTTGTTTATAATGAGACGGGGGAGATTTGCTGCAAGCATGAATCCTTCTCTCTATTCATCACTGTCCCAGCTGCAAGGCTGGCACATGGCATTCAGCCTGCGCCTGCTTGAGTTTCCTCAAaagtgggcagggtgggggggtaCAGCCTGCTTCCTTAGCCCTGCCCGCTCCCACAGGGCTTCACAGGGCCCATCAACCCCACGCGGCAGAAGGGGTGTCCCCTTCCATGGCACGTTTCCACTTGCTCACCCCCCTGGTTCCCTTTGGCTGCTGGATGGGTGCTCTCCACTGAGTGCTACACCCGATGGCGAAAGGGGAGGCACCTGATGCCAGGCTGGGATTTGCCCTTGGATACTCAAGTGCCCCACAAGGCAAGAAATAGCACTACTAGACCCCTTTGATCTCAATGGGCTCCTGTGCCTGTACCCTTCAATAGGGAGGTGACAGCAGTGTCACCCAACACAACACAGGGCAGGCTGCCGGGTGTGGcactcctaattttttttccttcctcctgttctcctgcaaaaaaagtaatgaaaaaggaCTAAAAGATGAGATTTCTTTACCCTTCCTTCAAGGCAGGGAGAAGTAAGAGACCCAGAGGTGCTCTTTTACACCTCCAAAAGGGAGGGCAAGGAAGGGGATTTCCTGTCTCGCCATCTGAAGATGGATGCTTAATACTTCATGGGTCTTTTCTGCTGAGGCAAAGCAACGTGCACAGAAAAGGAGGCTCTTCTCCATGGCCCTGCTCTTTTGACAGCCCCTGCCAGGACTGACAACTAACTGGTAGCCACAGTGCTGTAATACTGGCCCTGAATAAATGTGCTGAAGCACCAGCTCAAATGTGACGAAACCGATCCTCTGTCAGAGGCAGTCCACACTCAGTCATCCCACAGTATGACACAGGATCCAGCAGCAGTTCCCCATATCAACTGCCCAGGGGCAAATTTAGCGTGCCTCCTTTCTTaaactgctttctgctgttaCACTGCAGGAAGGGCAGCAAAGCAGAACATCTGAGGGCTGCAGTCTGGAGCATGATTTCTTCAAACTCCGCTGGGGGAGTTTTGGAAAGTACCTCCTGAGTTAGAACAGCTGGACAATGAACAAAGGAAACCCTGGCCAAATCTGCAGCTCCATgcaccctcctcctcctgaactgtttgcagcagggcagagagtACATGGAAGCTGCTCTCTGAGTAAGACCAAACATAGCCCATGCGTTGTCATGGTGGGGAGGGGTGGGTTAGGACAGCTCAGCTCCAGAACCCACATTCCCCAAGGGAGTGACCGGTTCGCCAAACTCATAATTAAGATCTATCCCCTTTCCCCTATGAAAACCAGCCTGTACCACAGGCGTGGGGAGACACCCATGATGAGAGCCCAAGGACAGGTCTTGGGCTAGGTCATCTCCAGCCACGCAGAGAAATGCAATGAACTATGAGCATTGTAGTGGCTGATGGCAGGTGAGCAGTGACTCATGCCAAAGGCTTAGCTCTTGCGATGTGGGGCCACCTGGCAATACCTTTGGATTAGAGGAAATCTGGGGCCAAGGCCTTTCCTGTCCTTTTGCCCTCACAGGGCAGAGTCTCCTCAAGGAGGGGAGTtgtgaaagcagctgccacgGCTGGGTCCATCATCCACATTCTTCTCATTCCTGAGACATCTCCCCTACAGGCCCCAGCAAGCCTCTGGAAAGGACAGTAAGAGCCATGGGAGCAAGAGGGGAGAGCTGCAAAATGCTCGGAGCTGGAAGCAGGCTGGTCAGGGGGTTGCTGATGACCACTGCCAGGAATGTGAACCACTGCTGAAGGAAAGCTGGGCTCTGAGACTGGTACAGCTGCTGGTCATGCCAGCTCAGGCAGCTGAGCCCACCTGCTTGCTAGCTGGCCTCCAGCCGCTGCCGCCAGGCCAGTGTGGTGTGCCCCGACAAGGGGAGTTCCTGATGTCTCATGGAAAGCCATTTCCACACAGAACGTGAGCTAGAATGACCCTTATACCGCTCTGCCAGCCCCTAGTAATCACAGGTGTAAGAAGCCCTCTTGAAGCCAGATGGGGCATTTTACCTCACGACTACCTTTACCCCACCCTGCACAGAGCACCGACCATCTCCAGGCTGCACAGCATcctcttgcttctgctttatACTCACGCTCCTGCTCCCCCTCGGTCCGTCACTCGTGCACCGTGGGTTGAAAGAAGGAGCTATCACACAATTTTGCAATTTAATCCTGCACAGTATTTTCCAAGCTGGCTTGCAGGAACAAGGACACCCTGGAGGCAGACTGACCCAAAAGCTCAGACTCTTTAGATGCCTAAGTCGCATTGACCTCAGTGTCTCATAGGCTGTACTGGCACGTTCAGAGGTTTTGCAGTCTTGAGAGAGAGGGGTGCTATCTGATAAAGAGCCCCTTCTTTTGCAGAGTTACCctccctagaaaaaaaaaagggaagaccTTATGAAACTGTCTATGTAAATCAGAGAActgcagttttaatttaaaaacgcAGCCAAAAGCACAGCTGATGTGAGCTCCGCAGACCTTCCACCTTTATCTAAAGGCTGTTGCAAGGAGGAAAACCAGGAAGTCCCACCAGAAATGATCTGTGCGCTTCTGCTCACACCACACTGTAGCTTGAACTTTCCTGTCAGAGCTGTCAGATGGTTTCTCCCACGTGGGCACTGTCAGTGTCAAAGTCACACAGATTAGATGCATGCCCCCATAAGGAAGCCACGCATGAGCACGCAGGCAGGCAGACACACACGCTCACACACCGAGTTCAGCTCTGCTCACAGGGGAGGCACAGATGCACACTCCCATTCATAGAGGGAGCCACGCAGAGCTGCAGATGCGCACCCCTACCCACACGCCATCATCGCCCAGACCGTCAGTCCTCCCACAAACGTTTCTCGCATATCTCCGTATCTTGCCTGAACCCCTGCAAGTCCCAGCAACTCCCGCGTCTAATTAACCCACCCAGGGACCATCCAATGCACTAAGGGGTGAGGGTGCTCCCCATGGCACCTCCAAAGGTGCAGAGGAACGCTTCTGTGCTTCCATTATCTCTGAGGTCCCCTTCTCCACCCCTCCCTCTTACTCGCTGCCCATCAGTCCCAGCCCTTCCTTGGCATGTCTGGTGTGAGGAGTGACAGTGTTTTCCTCCAGCAGcggctgctggctgcctgccaggccccaggcagctgcctcttcACCTTCTTACTACCAAACGAACTTTGGAGTTTCTGTTGATGTTGTCACATGGCTGAGCGCTCAAGGGTGGTTTCTTCAGGACAAAATGCCAATTTCTCACTGTCTGCCCTAGGAGCTCTGATATTTCCCCACTTTCATATGAATGGCAAGCATGAGAGCTGGAAAACCCTTGTGTGTCATCTTTTGTGACTCCCCCTTGCATCTCTCAGCGAGTGGAGGTTCGTTACCAAGGGTGGATTCTTGAGGACTTTGTCTGGTCCCAGAAGACATGATTCACATGCTGGGGCTTTACCACTCCCCTGGGAAGGCAATTCCCCCTGATCCCTTGGAGACCACACCACCAGGAAAAGCCTCCCAAGAACCAGACAAAATCTTCCATTTACTTAAGCTTATTTTCAGTTGTAGCCCCTCAGGCTGCTCTACATTTTCCTTTTGGTTGACATTCATCTGCTACTTTTTCAGCCTCGCTGTACCCCATGTGGTCACCGCAGCCACCACTCATGCATGCACAAAATCTTCTCACTGCCATAAACCAGAGGCTCCAAAGGTCTCCATGTGCCCACGCACACCTCCTGCCCAACCCTTTTCCCACACATGTGAAATCTCTTTCCAGAGGCACCAGCCTACTCATCCACATGTCTATAAAAAGCATCTGACTTGTAAATTGAGGCAGGCCAGTCTGTCAAAACCAGGTTGTCAACAGCAGTGCTGGTGTACAGTGGTTTATGAAAGTCTGCAGTCAGCAAGGACTCTGGATTCATCTGGATCTGGAGCAAGAAACAGAGCAAAAGGTGAAAGCGAACAGATCCTTCCCTGTGATTGTTTAAACTTGTCATGAGCTTTCTAGTAACAGTGTGATGGGTCCAAAATCACCATGCCACCAGAATATCACAGAGATCTTCACATCTTTGCATCCTGCCAAATGACCCTGGGCATGATGAGGACTCATGCTCATATCGCACATGATGACAAGGCGTGCAGTTGTAGCACGGCTAAGATGCAGTTAGGGCCTCAACTCAGTCAAAAGGCAGATCTACAAATTCTGCAGAAGGTTTTATCCCACCCCGAGGTTTTCCTTACTGGTAGCACCATGGCAGCATTGCTGTTTGTAGGTTGGCTTTGCACTGAGGAACGCACCAGTGACAGAGGTGGCAGTTTGTGGCTGCCCCAAACAATAccaaatagtttttattttctgtcccgTCCTTTCcaattttccccttcctttccttggCCCTGATTCAAACCATCAGTATTCCTGGCATGACTCTGTGCCACCTCAGACAGTGGCCAGGTTCATGTGCTTTCTCTAATTATTGGGCCTCCTACTGCCGCCATCAGAGACAGCATACTGGGTGAGACAGACCACTGGTCTGACTTACTACTGCATTCCTTATATTCTGtggtggcagctggggaaggcagaaTTTCTTTCATCTCAGTTGCTTTCAATGTATGGAGATTTTTGTTGACGTTCTGgccaaaagcatttgctttttcccCGAAATGCCAACTTTCCTTGTTGAGAAATTGAATGTATCAAACCCAAGGGacttcagctgaaaaactgaGTTTTAGAGGAGTTAGAGGTCACCACGGTGCTCACAGGCAGTGTGATTTAGATGTCCTCTGCTCCCCGGACACTATAGGCTGAGTATTGGCTGAGTTCTCCCCTCAGCCAGCATCTCTCACAGTACCCCTCACCAACCCACCCTGGGAGAGGCAGTCCCAAGCAGGAACCTCAGTGCAGAGAGGAGAATGGAAATGGAAGTCAGATGAGCTACATCCCTTAGGAACAACACTTCagatctgaaatatttcagatttagtTGAGAGTGCTCTGATTTTTCACTCCAGACAACCCGATCATTCCTGCAGAAACATCCTGTACACTTCCTCTCTACTCCTTTCAGTGCAGTGCACTTTCTGCCAGAAGTGAAGGACCACTACCTAATCTGGCTTACCCTCTTGAGTAGCCCACTCCCCATATTTGAGGAACTATACCGTTGGCCTTCGTCATATCTCCAAGTGGCACTTTGCATTCCATCCTGATGCTTTGCTAAGCAGCAAACCAAAGCCAAGGACTCACTTCTCCGCATTGCCCTCCAGATAGAAGGATCCAAAACACTTCAGTAGACAGAGGGGCAATATGGGTGGCTACACTTTGCCTGCATGAGAAGGTTTTGTCTTAGTTTTTAATGGATAGTTCTTGCCTGCTTGAACTTGAGCTACAGTGCAGCAGAGTATGTGTACTCCTGCATGGTCAGAGAAATAGTCTCTACACAGATAAGAGTCTGTCATGCTTATCTGTAGGCTTTTTTTGTGCTGAAGGCTGCTATGGTGATTGTTATTCATGGTTACTGTTGGTGTGGCTTGTTATTTCTCCTCATCCATTATCCCAGGAAAAGGAAACTCAGTCCGCCGTATCAGTGCAAGATCTTCTCTTGACTCCCGCAGGCTGTTCAGCAGGTGCATGACCTTCACTCCTTCTCCACCAGCCTGTCCTACCTCAGTAGTCATGCTACTCTCATGtctcagctctgtttttcttGGCTTAGCTGGGGTCTCTCCTCTGGAAGTCGCACCAGGAGGCTCAATGCAGGATTCACAACCTGGTTGCTTGACTGGTTCTTGAGAAGCAGTCCTAAAACTGACAGAGTGTCCTGAACGCTTGCAGGGTTAAATAATTGTGGTTTTGAGAGCTTTGGGGTGAGTCAGTGGAAAAAACTGGCAGCTCTAGGAAGGCTAAGACTGACTCACAGCCCAAGAAGAGCCTGAGGAGCTCCAAATACAGCTGCAGTTTAGGTAGGGGATTGGAAGAAAAGGCATTTGCATGCAATTGTGTCCTATTGCTCCAGCAATGTGACCCCACCCTGTAGCGGAGAAAGATGTCTCACACTTAACAAATGGAAAGAGTGTCCTGTCAGTCACCAACGCTCTGCCAGCTTCTCTGTCTAATGGGAGGAAAAGTCCATGCCGTACCGTCAGAGACAGAGATGACTCTATTTCAATGCCGTTCGTTCACCCACTGCTCCTTTGGAATTGTTCTgtagtgttttatttaaaaggcagGGAGAGATGAAAGAAGGCAAAAGCGAATGAATAGAGAGGGAGGCTTGTGCTTTAACTCACAAAGGATCAAAACTAAGCTGTGAGCACATATCCCCGGGGGAGTTTGCATTTGATAGCGTGTGTATTCAGGGAGAGGTGCTGAGGTTCTCAGGAAGTAGATGCACTGAAAGCACCTGAACTAACAGTGCTCTCAAGCAGTGTGAGAACAGGgcagaaaaagcaaagggaataaaggatttggtttttttcttagcataTTGGTCAAAGTtctgggtgtggggtttttttttttacattgaaaagtaacatttatccctcattttcatttctgaacgCAAAGAGAAGACGCATTTAAAAGGACTGTTCTAGTCCTTTAGGGTGTCATGAAAGTAGGTTTTTAGTCTTTCAAGTACAGGGGTTTTTTGAAGGTCCTcaaaaataatcagcaaaaaaCCTGCTGAATTAGTTTTTAAAGAGGCCATTGAAAAATATGTCCAtctaagaaagaagaaagtttagCCActgttcagcaaaggcaaattTCAGAGCAGGCAAATTTGCCACAATTTGGTGTATGCATACCAATACACTATGGTGGCAAGAGCACTCATTACAGTTTGTGTAAGAACCAAGGTAATCAGAAAAAAGGATGACAAGTAGTCAAAAGGATGGGAAGATTTGACTCAGAGGCTCTATTCAAGGCACCTGCTGCAGATACATAACTTAGTCATGGCGACAGTGATAGTTTCTCAGCTCAAGGTACAGTGGTGAAATCCATATCAGTTGCCATCCAGCATTTTGAAACCCTTATTTCTTTTGCGGTCAATGGAAAGAAGAGGTTTAACGCTCAGGCCAGGTGTGTTCATGTGGTAGCCTGCATATATCATTGAGAACTTGGATTATAGCAATGCTGAACTCAGAAATGACTGTCACTACAGTCAGAGAGGAACTCCTAAGAAGGCTGTACTTCCTTCAAGATCGTCACGAAGGGAGGTACTGTGACAAGAAAGGGCACAGTCACCAGGCCATCCAGGCAAATCTAGCCCTAGAACATGAGGAGTTTGCTAGGACACCCCAAAGCAGACAAGGAAGCCCAGCCCGTGTTCAGCGAGCcaaggctaaacaactccagacAGTTCTCTCAGGTGAAGGAAACCTCACAGCGGACAAGTTCCTGCTGAGGAGATAGGACCAGTCACCAAACCTAATCTGTCCTTCTAAGGATTGACCTCGTTTGGGTGGGGGCAGTGACTTAACAGAGCTGGTTCCTTGAGATCCTGAACTCAAGGAACTCCTCCTGGTCATCAGCTAATGCTGAACTGGACAAAGAGCCACTGATGGAGAAGCCTGCCTGCCCGCTGTGGTTTGGGAAACTGTATCCAAAGCAGTGCAAGGAATAGCTGCAGCACTTTACAGGAATACACTCCCACACATGGCCACAATGAGAGGAAAGACAGGAGTGGAGAAAGTGGAGTCATTGagtaaaaaacccccacatttatgGGATTTTACAAGCCTTTTGTTACAGTTTGCGTGAAAGACATAATAAAGTATAATTGTGTGGTTCCATGGCAGTGTTACCACACCCTGTACAAATGGTGAAAGCATCAAACCTTACCTGAGTCACCTGGACCAAAGTAACTTGACAGCCAACATGAATCATATACTTGATATTGCTCTTCAGTACCACTTCAGTAACAGCACTACCAAAAGAAAGAGCAACACAGCCCTGTGAAAGCTTCCTAGGAAAGCAGTCTTTCACTGACCACAGAGTGGACCCAGTAAACTCTTCTGCCTGATTTTTGTGGCTATACTGTGTGATTACTAATAAATGCCTGGAAGGAGGGGAAATATGCTCACTCACTTTGTGTGAATTTTCTGTACTCACTCTCACAGCTTAGATTTGTTCCTTGTATTTTGCGTTTTCAAGGGAGAAGTCAGCAGCCTTGATGAACAGTGTCACGAGAGCTATCTAAAGCACATTGCCCTCCCTTTCCAATCACATGTTCATCAGTAACAAGGAACCttacaaaaagtaaaaacttgcagggtacagaggaaaaaaacccaaaacaatccAAAGAGGAATTTACATCACAAGAGAATCTTATTGCAGTAATAAAGTGATCTGCCTGCCTCAAGTTTTAAAAGGGAAACAGACAGTTTTCATTGCAAACCTAAGCATCTTCCTCTGCCCCAGAACACATCAGCAGCGTTTCTGTTCTGGTTATTCTCCTCTTCACATAATGGAGTGGGCCACTGAGTAGGGGTAGCCCCCCAGTCCACTCTCTACCGCTGTTCAACACCTGATGCACCCAGGAACACACAGTCCTCTGCTTCACACCGCCTGTCCGTGTCCCAGACCAGCTGGAGGAGGCTGTGCCACGTGAGGGAAAGggagaacaggaagagaaaatcttTCCTGATCTCTGTGAATCCTGTGGGCAAAAACATCTCTTCCTGGAGTGTAGGCCTGGAGTATGTCATTTTTCCTTTACATAACCACACACCAATTTAAGCAACCTGTGTATATACTCcggctatttttaaaatgcccCCAAGCTAACTACCCCTGCTCTACATCTCCTCCCAAACTGGTTCCTTTACCTCCAGGCTTTCCTTAACCTCTTGAGCAACTCCCTTGCAGATTTTGACAAAagttttagtgatttttttgtgACTACATGCTTCCAGAATGGATTTAAGATCAACCTGTTTTCTCGCATGTAAATAAAGGTTATAGTAATGCTATTCTTTGATTCAGCCCTTCCCTTCACCTCCTCCCTCTGTTCTTGTTCTCCTCCAGAGCTCTCTGTATCGGTGACACCACCTAGAAGGGACCCAAGATGTTGGTGCTACTGGCTGGTATCTTCGTGGTTCACATCGCCACCGTCATCATGCTCTTTGTCTCCACCATTGCCAACGTAAGTAGAGACCGCCCTGGATGAGACAGGCTGTCGCCTCCCGCAGCAGTAGCTAGCCCTTTGTACGGCTGGCAGGGGGACAGGCGGGTGGGTGCTCAGGTCTATAGGTGAGGGGCACCCCTTCACAGCCATGCGTAAATGTCAGGCAGTGATGGGCGTGCTCAGGGAGCAGAAAGGCAGCCGGGGTGGTACAGgaggcagcctctgcctgccGCCCCCGCTCCCAAAtcccagagccagcagcacctCAACGCTCTTCATCCATCCAAGAGAGCGCAATGAGGAGCAGGGGAGATCAGCAGATGACCGCTCTGAAGCGCTGTTTATCCTCCCGTCTGGCGGCCAGGCTGTTGCAGAACTGGGCGCTCGCCCATGCCGGTCTGTCTGGACGGCGGCAGTCCGCTGCGGGGCACGGGGCCGCCACAAGCCCGGGCCCGGCGCTgctgcgggcgggcagccccagcgcagggggcggccgggccccgcggccgccggggaAACCCGAGGCGAGGCTGACCCctggcggcgcggccggggcctgcccgcgccccccgccccccgctggGGCGGGTCTGGGGGGCCCCTCGCACCCGCCTGGGCGGCTCGCTCGCCCCACCGTGCCCTGCTGCCGCCTCgcacggggagaggaggggacggTCTGAGCGCTTTCCCCCCCATCACGGGAACGGAGTTCCCCGGTGTTTTGCCTGGACCAAATGCCTCCTGGCTTTGGAAGCCGGCGTCATCTCCCCCCCGCTTCGGCTGCGCATCTGCTGCCGACACATGCTGACTTTGTCAGCTCTCTGTCTCGTGGCACTTGGGCTACTCTCGCTCCCCTTACGGTTTAGTCTGGCAACTGtccagaagagcaaggaagctcCCCTCGCCCTTGACGCAACTGTTTCATCCTGTTTCAGGTTTGGATGGTGAGTTCTTACCCGTTCGGAAACGTCTCATCGGGACTCTGGCTACTGTGCAACAAGACCTGCGAGCAGCTGCCAGTCAGGAGTGGTGATGAGGGTAAGTTACATCTGCATTTTCATTGTGGTGATGAATTGCAGAACCGTGGTGCACAATACAAGGCTAAGTCCTGACCTTCTCAAATCTATTCCCTGTGTGTTCACAGCTTCCCTCAAAGCCGTGCAAGCCTTTATGATCCTCTCCATCATTTTCTCTGTCATCGCACTTGTCATGTTCATTGTGCAGCTGTTCACCCTGGAGAAAGGCAAACGTTTCTACATCACTGGAG
The genomic region above belongs to Mycteria americana isolate JAX WOST 10 ecotype Jacksonville Zoo and Gardens chromosome 1, USCA_MyAme_1.0, whole genome shotgun sequence and contains:
- the EMP1 gene encoding epithelial membrane protein 1, with amino-acid sequence MLVLLAGIFVVHIATVIMLFVSTIANVWMVSSYPFGNVSSGLWLLCNKTCEQLPVRSGDEASLKAVQAFMILSIIFSVIALVMFIVQLFTLEKGKRFYITGAIMLVCWMCILIGVSIYTARFTGTIYESSSSHHGYCFILAWICFCFSFIISILYLVLRKK